GTGGCATTTCTCAAAGTAAACGAAAGTTTGAGCCCCACAAAAAGAATCAAAAAAAGGTAAACCCCAAGAATTTCTGTTCTCAAACTTTCACTGTTGAGAAGATCCAATCATATGCCAACTCATTCCTTTACTTCTCTCACTGTCTCACAACAATAAAATCGAAGCCTTTTGCTGAAAACTCACCATTTTCATGTCGTTCTTCCAAATGGGCTTTCCTCCCAAAAAAGATGCTGTgagatttttataatttaattcaaaacgtcttcatttatatatttatttatattaatactaACTAGTTTGTGTGTTTTAATATAGATTGGCAGAAAAAGCACGAGCAGTGAGATCACTGAGATTAATACTGACGGTGGCGATGCGGTTGTTGGAGACGACGGCGCTTCCGATTTCTGGCCGGTTCAGCGCCCCATTGCGCCGCCGCCTGGGGACAAACCGGTCGAGTGCCCCTTCCCTAACTCCAGTGTtagttttcttcattttctttcaAATATAAATGTGACATTATTTTTGTGAAAGATGATTTAGTTTATTACTCGATCGAAACTATTTGTTTGACTTGGAATTAGTAAGTAGTTGTGGTTTTTTATTTCTTGGGTTGAATTTTTTTAGGTCACTAAAGATAAGGAAATCAATTTGAATTTTGTTAGTCCAATTGAAGAATCCATGCACTATGTAATATAATTCTGTTTAGTTAGTGTTGCATTTCGTTATTTAGTAGAAGTGGAGTTTATTAATAAACCGTTATGCATGgcaaaattaaatgattataaagaaattaagaatttaaaatAGAGAGATCTCGAATTTATATGATTCATAATAAGGTTGTGTTAAAAGTTTCTTCATTTTAAAGTAACGCATTTATTACGAGTTTTTAAAACTAGATCTGATCTTCCTAGCTTTTACAGTATTAGTTTAATGTATAAAATCTGTTTTTTCTTTATACTGAGTAAAATATATAGTAGATTAATTCCATCAAGTTTATTATTAACCCTAGTTATAGGGaaggatttatttaattagcttTACGATCcaaaaagtaggacccacaaaTAAATGTTACATTCCGCAAAATGTGAGTAAAAGTAAAAGCTCTAACTTTACTTTTTTCTACTACATTTGCGGCTATACTACAGATATTatacacttttttttgttttatttattgtattttctATTACAATTTTCTCCCATTCATAAGAACCACTCGTAAAGTTAACAGCATTAATTttattctattctattctattcCTATTTAGTTTTTACACGAGTTTATGAGTAAGTGAAGCACACTCAAATTGTCGCCGACGAGATTAAATGATAGATGGAGTATAATTCTTCAAATACGTGAAAAAGAAACTCCAtgtatatagtactataattcaTACTTTCTTTTTCATCGTTTTTTTCTTGTTGGTAATTGTAACAAAAAACTCAAAGACCATTTAATGGTAAATAGACACGAAGATGTGATTTTTGGTCTCAAACATTAATCATTTCGCATTTACGGTTGCAGGAGCTGCGATTTTCGAGGAGGTCTATGGAACCTATGAGTAAGAGGCGTCATAGTGTGAGCCACGACGGAGACCATTACAAACGCCTTATTTTCCCTGAGAAATCACACTTCTTCAAAGGCAACTTCAACACTTCCACAAGATTTAGGTTTAATAAGttttaatcaactcagtgaGTGAGATATATGTGACAAAATATTTCCCATATAAATATAGTTCTATGGTTTGCGAAGTTTCAATATTTGTACCATTTTACCTAGCCACTACTTAATTATATCAATGTCACCACTTTTTCTTGTGTACTTAAATACTTTTATGAAGGcatatattttccttttttgccTAGCTACAATTAGTGAAAGTTTTTTCTTGTGTACTTTATTTGTTGATAATATTCTTTTGGTTCCCATGTTAAAATTAAAGTTAAAAGGTAAATATGGGAGTTGGTACTATGTTTTGTATAATTCGATCAATTTAGATGCtgcaaattataaaaaaatgtatgaAATTTGGTCAATTGGAAATATTATGAACATTAACATTATTCGTAATTGTTATATAGGTGAAATTAGTATACAAGTGGTACTTTTGATCTCTAGCTAGCAATATATAGttgattaaatttatttgtagcTGGATTCAATATGACTTCTCTCGATAATTAACTTAATTACACTAATTAAGTTAACTTAACTAATGAGATTAACATGAGGGCCCTGATGGAAACCTAAAAAGTAGTGATTACCTATCTTTTACATAAAAATCTTGGTATAATAATGTAGACAGATCCTCTGATAATTACAGAAAGCTGAAACGCACCGTTCCAATGGAATATGAATATCACCTAAAATTGTGGATCTAATCTGTAATGCACTTTAACCTCAAAAGAGGTAAAATCTGTAATGCACTTTATGTTAATCATAAAACATCACTAGTAATCAAAGTGCATGTAATTGTTTGAAGGCCTTTCAAATAGTGAGTTACTATATTCTAATATGTcaataatttattcaattactacTTTACTTTTTGTTTGAGCCTCTAAAAATGTGTTTAGCAAACAGGGTTTGTGTCACAAGTATGTTCCCTTTCAttgtttttttcaaaaaattgtcAAACACAGAAGTCAGAACAGTACAATTGTTTGCAAAACGGGTACTAAGATGACATCTGTTATGGTCACCGACTTTTGTCAACACCTTTTCGTGTccaactattttttatggacgtaGGGAGTATAACACAACATGATTATCCAGGGTGAAAGGTTCAACGCTCCAAATTTCATAGGCAAAGACGCCACTAACTCAATGTGTGTATTCGATCTTACGCAACTCTCCTTGAGTCAGCATGCGATAGAGACCAAGATGGTCAACCCCAAcataatactacctccgtcccccaaatattgttcCGCTTTGACCAGGTGTCggtttttaaaaatgtaatgaaaagtgagttaaaaaagttagtggattgtgggtcctacttttatatattagttttataataaaatgtgagtaggaatgagttagtggaatatgaggtccactacaaaaaatggtaaaagtgaaatgggacaaacttttgaggacggacggaaatggaaaaatgggacaaactttcatgGACGGATGTAGTATAGTTGAAGAAATTTGGTCATGTTTTAGTCACTTCGAATAGATGTCATGTCGTCCGTAAGATAGTACTTATGAGTTGTGTCGATAAGCACATGAACGATAAAGCGTTCACGGAATAGTGCACATGTGATTGTAGATGCCCTAAGGGATAGCTAGAAGTTACATTATACTAGGTAATACAATTAAAATAAGCTAACAACTACACActcatataataatataatccaTGATGAATAATACAAATAGAAAAAACAAACTCCAACATAGCAAAATATGCATTAAGCAGCACTGCCTCTATCCTGGTAATAATTAACCAACTCTCATACAAACCACATGAAAATTGCAAGACCATAAAACGCCAagaccgccgccgccgccggcgaTAGCCTCGCCGAAGATGCATAAGGATCCGTGAAGCCGCCCCCAGCCGGAACCGCGATGCTAGCAGGCGGCGGCAGCGCGGTCACGGCGGCAGGTGGGGCCGTAGAAACGGTGGTGTTTCCCGGCGCTACCCCTCCTCCtcctgcggcggcggcggccgaTACGGTAATGGAGAGCTTCATTCCGCCGCCGCAGTGGCCGGGGACGCCGCATATGTAGTAGTGAGGGCCAGCAGTCTTGAGAGAGACGGAGGTGGAGCCGCTGCTGTCGGAAGCGATGGCGTTGCCGACGGTGCATGTCTTGTAGTCGCTCGCACTCACTTCATCCACCGTGTGCCCCGATGGATATGTGAACACTGCAACATTTTTATGTGTAATGTTACCATATTTTAATGTAAGGactgaaataatattttcatcGAAAATTCGGTCCGATTATCTGTCGATGTTTAACTATCGCACGTTTATCCGTTGGTAATTCGTCGATAAAATTCGTTTTtaagaaaattgagaaaaacaacttagtttacgCCTTCTCGCCAATTCGGCTAAAATTCtttgtttttaatttggtgattaAGATTTGTTACATGTGACCATATTATATAGTTAAAAAGAGTATGTTATTGGCTGTTCGTGTTGCCTAAGTGATAGAATAGTTACTGTTTAAATCTGCATCAAATTCAAACTATCCTATAAAATTAGATGACTAAACTTAATAAGTGAAGCATATTACTTATTGGGAAGTCACAGACTATGGGACATAGTTCTTGACCAAAAATAATAGTACTTACTTACTTTTCTATCAGAACTATAAACATATTAGTGAAAAATAAAGTTTCATGATCTAAAACAAGAAGATACTACAGTAGtatatagttaaaaaaaacatgatGTAGTAAAAGGAGATGAAAGGGACTCTAATTATACCAAGGGTGTCACCAACGGAGAAGGTCTTATCAGAAGCCCAAGTGCTATAATCTGAACCAATTGACCAACCAGAAGTGTCTCCTACTGTAAAAACAGCTGCTGCAGCTGCTTCTATTCCACATATTATCATTAACCATGCAATTCCATTTCTTAATCTCTCCATTCTCATTTTCTACTCTCTTTTTTTGAGTAGTTTTTATGGGGATTATACTAAGAAAATGCATGCAGCATTTCCCTTATATAAGTGTGAGAGAAAGAGTTTTGGAGTTGCTGACTAGTTACATTATATCTTTTGATGTAAAAGATGTCCTGTAAAGATTCCAACCATCACAACCAAATATGCTATTGAGAAAGATAATAATTTGACTTTGCTATATATTCTAAATTTTGAGTTCTGAATTTGGAGacaataatttttttgtagtgtttctTGGTGGTGAAATATTTTTTCACAACAATTTGTTTAAATTACCGAAAATTCAATGATGTTTAACTAATTTTAAGCTTCTCCTTGCTTCTATGTGTGTGCGGAAAAAATCCAAGAACATAATGATGATCATAAAGAATTTCGTGCAAGTACTCTGAGTCAAAGAATCAAAGCAAAGATGTGTTTAACTTTAATTAGTTTTGgttttaataacatggaaaaTATAGCATCCCCACAAACCACAATTCATTCAACTAAGTGTATTTTGGTTACATTAGGCAACAAAttgaataaatttcttactaaCAATAACTATATTAAAAGTGCATtattaaagaataaaaaattgatACGAGTTGTGATTTTTTGACAATATTTAAGATAACAAGAAATATTCTtgattaaaatcaaataatGGATCGGTCACgttcatccaaattaaaatgTGTTAGGTAAATTGTAAGCTAGACTCCATACCTAATGAAGTGAAAGCCATACACTATTGTGGTTGTTACTATATCTCGACTTTATATGATATTTCAAACATGTTTTAATTAGTTCTAGAAGTGATAAAAAACAGTCTAAAAAGACATGATTGCTTTAAAAATAAGACACCCCTTCAACTATGATATGTGTCTTGTTTTGAAGCAGGTATAACAGATGTTAGTATGCAGTGAAAGAGTTGGTGAATTAGTTGAAAATGAAATTCTTTTTTCCCAATAGAGCGTTTGCTATTCTTGAAAGAAAATTGAGAAACATTTCCAAAGTATTATCAATATTATCTCTTTGAGGCATCAAATAGTACCAGATAAGAGATATAAATCATATGTTGGTATGCCAAATTCCAATTTTAGTCTAATAAGGATTGGAGCCCCACTCCTATTCGGGCTCGCACACAATTAAATCGGTCATGATCCGGTCCGATCCATCTTGTCCTTTTTTAGTTGAGTCACTTTTAATAATaagaaatgtactttttttaattgagtcatttttttttattttgggagttccaagataattgagtcatttttaaatttagcaaaaaataactttcttttttactttattctcgtTTCATTctcttacattattctctcttgctttagtcatcatccatttaacacTATTTTGAAACTctgtgctgaaaagaaatggCCCAATTAACAAGGAAATGAGGGAGTAGTAACTTTTAAAAGTTATTGTGAAGAAGATATCATATAAATTTAAGGATTGAGGTGTTGAAAGGCATGGGAAGAAGGTGAttttggagagtgtagaatAAATTTGGTGATGATTCAACTTTGGAGTAGTTGATGATTAGGGTCCATGTGCGAAAATATTTCCCATGCACCATCAATTATCACCTTCCTTTTTACGCTAACATTATAGCTATTGCTTTATTTTTACATAAATATTATAGGCTGATATGCTCCATTGGAAGTGGGTAGTGTCATTTGCCCAAATTCAATATCCAACAAACTTAATAATTTAAGGTTTGAAATTGCGTTGACAAATATTTGAACCATGACTTATGTAGAGAGACTAAATAAATTGCAACCACTACaccaaaataaactatttattgTTTCATTAACTCAAACAATGCTAATAATGATAGAAACAATTTTTTAAGCCCATAATTAAGCTCGGACTATTTGATCTAAAGCTTTAGGCCCATAAGCCCATAAGCTAATATTAAGCGAACTAGTAGAAGTTTAGTAAGGGTATATTTGTCTTTTCGGGAGTGATTTCTGTGTCGATTGTGTTTATTTATGCATATGAATAACCTAGCTTCATATTGCGTTTTAATGGATTTTATTTCACTATAAAACATAATTTCTAAATTTATAAAACTTCTTAAATTTATTGGATCAATTATAAAGCTAATTCAATATGGGATGTGTTTTGTCACACCGTTCTCATATGCAATTTTTATCTAATTTATGTGTTTTGTCACGCCTAATTCAACATGGACTCAAATTAAAACAACTCCAAACGTAACccaatataaaaatgataaatttaagtacatcaaacaaaaaaacagcAGAACAATTTATAGGCGCACAAAATtacattttgtatatttttcagTTTCTGATAAATAAAAGATTTACATTTATCACATAGAAGTGCTTGAAGTGGAATTAAGATTAACCCCAAAGAGAACAAGGCACATCATTTTATCCTTTTCTATAAGATAAGTTATTATccttatttttcaaattatttgaCTAAATTACGAAAaaagtttgaagaaaatatAATCCACGTTCTTTATGTCCAGTCATGTTTCTAAATAATAAACGTTGAAAATCATAATGGGACCAAATGCAATGAATTTGATAGATACATTGAAGTCATGTTTTTCTGTCTTCATTGGTTTAGATTTAATATTacagaaattcagaaaatatattttaaaattaatttaaactcTTTTAGGGAAGTTTCTTCGTTTGGgttgattttataattttttttctcacgAGTCTTAAATCGAGTTAATACTtacttttgtttctattttttgtgtgtgtaaATGTGTTTTCGTTAATGTTTATTAATCCTGTAtccataaataaattattacaaTTTTCCAAATCCAATGGAATTActgattaattaaaatgaaaaaacttaAAACTATATGAAGATTTGGACTTTCCTACTCCTACATTTTTTTCTGATATATTTAATAGTTCGGATACAAAGTCATATTCCAAAAGAACGAATCAAATTGGGATGTAGAGATAAAGCTTATTCTATAAAGAGATTAGGTATGTGGATTAGACGATGTGTTCGTATTTTCTGTTTCAATTGCGACAACTTGTAGATTATGCATGTGGATTAGAAGATGTGTACAAATTTTTCGTTTCCATTGCGACAAATTGTAGATTAGGTATGTGGATTAGAAGATGTATCCGAATTTTTTGTATCTATTGCAAATTGTAGATTAATTAAGTATGTGGACTAGAAGATGTGTTCGAATTTTTCATTTCCATTGCTACAAATTGTAGATTAGGTATGTGGACTAGAAGATGTGTTCGAATTTTTCGGTTTCATTGCGACAAATTGCAGATTAGGTATGCAAATTAGAAGATGTGTCTGAATTTTCGATTTCAATCGCGGCAAATTTAGGAAGATTTACTCAAAGTTAGAAAgtaaagtggacaacatttcttGGATTACAAAAGTGATTCCATTCCACTTCTTTCATCTCATAGTGAAATAttgcattaaaatttatttgaGTATATTGTAGTAGGtttgtgatcaaatactaactttttatagtaataactaataactaaatatcaatattgtatgttaaaaatatcaacataaagaTATAAATTTGTCAATCTTTCTTatgttgataaattatgtctttgtattgatatttaaatttacatattgaattgatataattatgtctttgtgttgattaTTTTAATACATAGCATTGatagttattaattattacCGTAAATAGTTAGCACCCTAGTCCAACCCTGTTGTAGTATATCTTAAAACAATTATAATCACAAAAAACatacacttttttttctttattctataCCAAATACAGATGAATcattctaaaatttaaaaaaagtagtactactatctTATTATCtgttttactttataaattatCGTGTAGTCTAAAAAATGATCATTTTTTATTGGGGTGTATGAAGTATAAATTAACCAATTGTACGGTAAAATATTTACGAATTGCTAATACTCattaactaataaaaatattttattttctgctATAAAAAGCAAAGTAAAGATAATAATAATCCAAAAAGATGCCCTACACCGCATAACTTTTTATCATCCCTTTTTCCTATCCTGAGAGTGAAATCTGATCATTATCCAATTCCGTATCAGAAATCAATATTGGTGGATTTATAGTGACTCATATCGCCGCCAATTTCATGATATTATTCCTCatgataaatttaaataaaaaacttaTAGTCATTGCTAGCTGTATGATAGATAAATTTCTGACTGCTTTTAGTTTTCCATGCCAACTTTTATTTGTCATTCGTACAAAATACATAGATCATATAccatatgaaaataaaaaaaatcaggaTTCTCCTTCGTTTATAGTAGCACTATTACTTATTTATcgatatatttatttatattacattCATTGAATTGTTTAACATTAATGATTGGTTAAAATTATCGAAATAATCAGTAATGTATAACCGAGaaaatccaaattttataaattttcaattaatttttaagactgCTAACTTGAGTAAATTTTATGAGtatttaaatgtaaaaaaaattggggGTTAAAAAGGAGGTGGAAAATTGAAGTGTGCAGTGAGGTAATAAATGGAAAGCAGAGCAGCGTGTCTGAAAAAGACAAAAGGTAAGCAGTTGCAGCTTCGAAAGCAAAAtctagatagatagatagataacGTCTCCAATTCTGATACTATCTCATAATAATAATCTCTACCTTGGATTGCGCAATCTCTCCCTtctcttctctcctctctctctctctctgtacaTTTTCTGGATTTTCTACATTATGCACATTTGCTGCGATTACTCTAACTAGTAATCTTGAGGTTAGTATTTCattattattacataaaatttgattgtaaatttaaattttagagTATATCAAGGTTCATGAGTTGAATCGAACCTAATATTGCTACATAGTAGTACTCCTTTTTAATTGATGACTTATTACAGTGTTCTATGCCATTGAGGAAACATGATACGCATAATACTAAGCTACAATGCTTCAGTGTCATAACGTAacacaaatttaattattatggaGTAATAGTTTGAAGCaatattttaagaaaaaaatggaactgactacatataaattttatatggcttttaataatgtaattttcgttatttgaataaaattttaatatttttatttattaatcaatCAATTCAATCAAAATATAGCAAATCCAagtacaaataaaaaatgagaaaaataaacCACACCTATGGAATCCAAGCATAGCTAGGTTGAAAAAATTGAAGCATCCTCATCAAATCCATTTTCAGCCAATGCTTGTGTTTGTGACCTCACCCAAACAAATTACTTCATCCTATACCATTCCTCTCTATTTAAAACATCCAAAATACATACACAAAATTAATAGACTGAATTTTCACAATCCTAATTGAATCGCAGCAATGCCAGCACATTGGTTTAGATGCAACCATGCCTAAAAAGCTACCCCTATTTCTCTGAAATCTACAGTCTGATTCTGCCACCATTTTACAATACTCATTTTCCAATTTTCAGACATGACAccaccaaaaaaattaaatacatcaCACACCAATACATACAGACAGCTCAATTAATTTCCCATTATTGGAATATTCcttcaaattaaattagatCCCCCCATTCCTTCAATCCCACATCCACAAACATAGCATTTTCATATGTTAAAAAAACCAAATAGATCAAATGTTAAAAAGCTAGTCCAACCATCAAAAATTACAAGCAAAAATTCCCCACAACCAAAACCAATTAAACAAAACCAACTAATATAGcaatattcaattaaaacaatAGTAATTAGtaaggcggcggcggaggcggcggctgATGTCTGTTCGCTGGAGCCCACACGACGTCGTCCGCCTGATAGCTGTACGTCGGCGGCGGAGCAGCGCCGCCGCTCCCGCCGCCGGAGATCGTCTTAGGCGATTCATGGCAGCCGGAATTGTCCTCCTCCTCCTGCTCCGCCGCCTGGAGGCGGTGGAACGACGGATTGGAGAAGTTCGCGGCGACGAGGTAGATCGTGCCGGCGGAGATTAGTGGGCCCACCACATGGCCTCCGACGACCTGCCCTTGTGGACCGGCTAGGGAGAGGGAGAAgggggaggagggggaggagttgGCGGCGGCGGGGGGGAGGACGGTGGCGGAGATGGAGAGGATGTCGAAGCGGCCGTGGAAGGTGACGGTGGCGCCAGGGGTGGAGGAGGGCTGCTTGAGGGTGACGTTGGTGACGGCGCCGCTGCCGCTGAGTAGGCAGAGGCCGATGTTGCGCTTGCGGCAGAAGCGGGCGGTGGAGTCGACGATGTCGACGCCGCCGGGGAGCTCGAGGACGTAGGGGCTCATGGCGGGCTCGGCGGCGTCGCGCGTGATGATCACGGGGGGCTTGGGCTTGTTTTTGGAGCCCGGGGGGCGGCCGCGGGGGCGGCGGACGACCTCGATGGTGGCGCCGTCGGCGGCATAGGTTGGGGTGTGGCTGTCGGCTTCTTGGTagtcggcggcggaggaggaggagaggtgGTGGAATTTGGAGATCATTGGATGATCTTGttgttggtgttggtgttggtgtttATCTTCTTCGGCCAATTCTCGCTTcatgatatatatatttttataaaatttgggggatTTGGGAATTTTATATGGTGATAGGGATTAGGGGATGGGGAGGATTATTGGCTGCATGCAATTTGGTagcaataaaaaaatagatagaGATGGGATTGGGAGCAAGTAGCTATGTGAAGAGAGAGGCGGTGgggtgttgtgttgtgttgtgttgtgttgtgaaaGGAAGAGGGGATAGTGTTggacttttttatttatttatttatttatttatttatttatttatcttgtGCTTTAATTTTTTTGGGTGGATATTCATTAAATGTTTGTACTTTGTTTTCTTGGTCCACTTATTCGATAAAGTTgcacttctcttttttttggttttgtaaGTTTTTGTACTTTGATTCGTAGCAATGGATCTTGTACTTATTATATTCATA
This genomic interval from Salvia splendens isolate huo1 chromosome 13, SspV2, whole genome shotgun sequence contains the following:
- the LOC121761364 gene encoding uncharacterized protein LOC121761364, translated to MSFFQMGFPPKKDAIGRKSTSSEITEINTDGGDAVVGDDGASDFWPVQRPIAPPPGDKPVECPFPNSSELRFSRRSMEPMSKRRHSVSHDGDHYKRLIFPEKSHFFKGNFNTSTRFRFNKF
- the LOC121761574 gene encoding AT-hook motif nuclear-localized protein 28-like produces the protein MKRELAEEDKHQHQHQQQDHPMISKFHHLSSSSAADYQEADSHTPTYAADGATIEVVRRPRGRPPGSKNKPKPPVIITRDAAEPAMSPYVLELPGGVDIVDSTARFCRKRNIGLCLLSGSGAVTNVTLKQPSSTPGATVTFHGRFDILSISATVLPPAAANSSPSSPFSLSLAGPQGQVVGGHVVGPLISAGTIYLVAANFSNPSFHRLQAAEQEEEDNSGCHESPKTISGGGSGGAAPPPTYSYQADDVVWAPANRHQPPPPPPPY
- the LOC121761098 gene encoding blue copper protein-like, which encodes MRMERLRNGIAWLMIICGIEAAAAAVFTVGDTSGWSIGSDYSTWASDKTFSVGDTLVFTYPSGHTVDEVSASDYKTCTVGNAIASDSSGSTSVSLKTAGPHYYICGVPGHCGGGMKLSITVSAAAAAGGGGVAPGNTTVSTAPPAAVTALPPPASIAVPAGGGFTDPYASSARLSPAAAAVLAFYGLAIFMWFV